From one Gammaproteobacteria bacterium genomic stretch:
- a CDS encoding TolC family protein: protein MKRLSIACLVLLLAGCATYTAKPINPGTQQTAVESRRLDAPDVRQFFESSLGHDTAWPPKSWDLDTLTLAALHYHPDLDRAQARRLAAEAAIVTAGGRPNPTAGVSFQRNMDAAAGQSPWTYGLGFAIPIETAGKRDYRIETAQRLAQAAKLREAETVWQVRSRVRADLLAAYPTEALVRRQRDLQAEITRMLERRFAVGYASQPELTQARLAFNQAVLALRRNQKQVAENLARLAAAIGVPAVALDGAAISFDSFEQLPPVAALPPVEARREALLSRPDVLAALAEYEASQSALQLEIAKQYPDISLGPGYLWDAGQVKWSLGLSLVLPLLNRNEGPIAEAKARREEAATAFLAVQAMAIAKVDEALAGYGRAIQMFETADALLQDQQKNERAVATAFKAGEADRLAWLSAQYQTVTAELARINALSQAQQSLGRLEDALRRPIGANALAVTAEQVIESKSHRDGERP, encoded by the coding sequence ATGAAACGCCTGTCGATTGCCTGCCTGGTACTGTTGCTCGCCGGCTGCGCCACTTATACGGCCAAGCCGATCAATCCGGGTACGCAGCAAACTGCTGTCGAATCGCGGCGCCTGGACGCGCCGGACGTCAGGCAATTCTTCGAGAGCAGTCTGGGTCATGACACCGCCTGGCCGCCGAAATCCTGGGACCTCGACACACTCACCCTGGCCGCCCTCCACTACCACCCCGACCTCGATCGCGCCCAAGCCCGGAGACTGGCGGCGGAAGCCGCCATCGTCACGGCGGGCGGACGACCGAATCCAACGGCCGGCGTATCGTTCCAACGCAACATGGATGCGGCGGCGGGGCAGTCGCCGTGGACCTACGGGCTGGGCTTCGCTATCCCGATCGAAACTGCGGGCAAGCGTGATTACCGCATCGAAACCGCACAACGCCTCGCCCAGGCCGCCAAGCTGCGGGAAGCCGAAACGGTATGGCAAGTGCGCAGCCGCGTGCGGGCCGATCTTCTGGCGGCCTACCCGACCGAGGCCCTGGTGCGCCGTCAGCGCGACCTCCAGGCGGAGATCACCCGCATGCTGGAGCGCCGCTTTGCCGTGGGCTACGCATCACAACCCGAGTTGACCCAGGCGCGCCTTGCATTCAACCAGGCCGTGCTGGCCCTGCGGCGGAACCAGAAGCAGGTCGCGGAAAACCTCGCGCGGCTCGCTGCGGCTATTGGCGTTCCCGCCGTAGCCCTCGACGGTGCGGCCATCTCCTTCGATTCCTTCGAGCAACTGCCGCCGGTCGCTGCATTACCACCGGTGGAAGCTCGGCGCGAAGCCCTGTTGAGCCGGCCGGATGTGCTTGCAGCCCTGGCCGAGTACGAGGCCAGCCAATCCGCGCTGCAACTGGAAATCGCCAAGCAATACCCTGACATCTCGCTCGGCCCCGGCTACCTCTGGGATGCCGGCCAGGTGAAATGGTCCCTCGGCCTCTCCCTCGTGCTGCCGCTGCTGAACCGCAACGAAGGCCCCATCGCTGAGGCCAAAGCGCGCCGCGAGGAAGCAGCCACGGCCTTCTTGGCTGTTCAAGCCATGGCGATCGCCAAAGTGGACGAGGCATTGGCGGGCTACGGTCGTGCCATCCAGATGTTCGAGACCGCCGACGCCTTGCTACAGGATCAGCAGAAGAACGAGCGCGCCGTCGCCACGGCCTTCAAGGCGGGTGAGGCAGACCGGCTGGCGTGGCTGTCCGCCCAATACCAAACGGTAACGGCCGAACTGGCGCGCATCAATGCCTTATCCCAGGCGCAACAGTCCCTGGGGCGCCTG